A window of Corallococcus macrosporus DSM 14697 contains these coding sequences:
- the galU gene encoding UTP--glucose-1-phosphate uridylyltransferase GalU, translating to MASKTPKVEPLIRKCVIPAAGLGTRFLPATKAVPKEMLPIVDTPTLQYIVEEAVSAGIEDVVLINGRGKGAIEDHFDIGFEIETTLRARGKEAEADRLRAIADLVRVVSIRQKEPKGLGHAVLCAKSVIGDEPFGVLLGDDMIDAEEPGIRQLARVYRQYNQAVIALMEVPDNETHMYGIAAGTDLGDGVMRIDRIVEKPKKGTAPSNLAVIGRYVLPPDIFPILENQTPGVGGEIQLTDGLATLQQSKGLLGYRFKGQRYDAGDKVGYLKANIAYALKRPDLRDGLLAYLREVVKTEKP from the coding sequence ATGGCCTCCAAAACCCCGAAGGTAGAGCCCCTCATCCGCAAGTGTGTCATCCCGGCAGCCGGCCTGGGCACGCGGTTCCTGCCGGCGACCAAGGCGGTTCCCAAGGAGATGCTGCCTATCGTCGATACGCCGACGCTCCAGTACATCGTGGAAGAGGCGGTCTCCGCGGGCATCGAGGACGTCGTCCTCATCAACGGCCGCGGCAAGGGCGCCATCGAGGACCACTTCGACATCGGCTTCGAAATCGAGACCACGCTGCGTGCGCGCGGCAAGGAGGCGGAGGCCGACAGGCTGCGCGCCATCGCGGACCTGGTGCGCGTGGTCAGCATCCGCCAGAAGGAGCCCAAGGGCCTGGGCCACGCGGTGCTGTGCGCCAAGAGCGTCATCGGCGACGAGCCCTTCGGCGTGCTGCTGGGCGACGACATGATTGACGCCGAGGAGCCGGGAATCCGTCAGCTCGCTCGCGTGTACCGCCAGTACAACCAGGCGGTCATCGCGCTGATGGAAGTGCCGGACAACGAGACGCACATGTACGGCATCGCCGCGGGCACGGACCTGGGCGACGGCGTGATGCGCATCGACCGCATCGTGGAGAAGCCGAAGAAGGGCACCGCGCCCTCCAACCTCGCCGTCATCGGCCGCTACGTGCTGCCGCCGGACATCTTCCCCATCCTGGAGAACCAGACGCCGGGGGTGGGCGGCGAAATCCAGCTCACCGACGGCCTGGCCACCCTCCAGCAGTCCAAGGGGCTGCTGGGCTACCGCTTCAAGGGCCAGCGCTATGACGCGGGCGACAAGGTGGGGTACCTGAAGGCCAACATCGCCTATGCGCTCAAGCGCCCGGACCTGCGGGACGGGCTGCTTGCCTACCTGCGTGAAGTCGTGAAGACGGAGAAGCCGTGA
- a CDS encoding glutathione S-transferase family protein has protein sequence MKVYGLPMSTATRMVLAALAEKGQAAELVSVDLTKGEHKASAHVERHPFGVIPVFEDDDGFRLYESRAIIRYLDRKLPGASLTPSDVHAYARMEQFISVEQSYFSPAAMKVIWERLFKKFLGGGAPDEARIQEGLEGVERVFGIIEPVLGRQQYLAGDSFSLAELTWMPYMEFFVAAGGAELVARHPNVAAWWERVRSRPSWKQVTGS, from the coding sequence ATGAAGGTGTACGGCCTCCCGATGAGCACTGCCACGCGCATGGTCCTCGCCGCGTTGGCGGAGAAGGGCCAGGCGGCGGAGCTCGTCTCCGTCGACCTCACGAAGGGGGAGCACAAGGCCTCCGCGCACGTGGAGCGCCACCCCTTCGGCGTCATCCCCGTGTTCGAGGACGATGACGGCTTCCGGCTCTACGAGTCGCGCGCCATCATCCGCTATCTGGACCGCAAGCTGCCCGGGGCCTCGCTGACGCCGTCCGACGTGCACGCGTACGCGCGCATGGAGCAGTTCATCAGCGTGGAGCAGAGCTACTTCTCGCCCGCCGCGATGAAGGTCATCTGGGAGCGCCTCTTCAAGAAGTTCCTGGGCGGCGGTGCTCCGGACGAGGCGCGCATCCAGGAGGGCCTGGAGGGCGTCGAGCGTGTCTTCGGCATCATCGAGCCCGTGCTGGGCAGGCAGCAGTACCTGGCGGGAGACAGCTTCTCGCTCGCCGAGCTGACGTGGATGCCCTACATGGAGTTCTTCGTCGCCGCGGGCGGCGCGGAGCTGGTCGCCCGGCACCCGAACGTGGCCGCCTGGTGGGAGCGCGTCCGCAGCCGCCCTTCGTGGAAGCAGGTCACCGGGAGCTGA
- the priA gene encoding replication restart helicase PriA: MEQRPLWSEAGAAPAEAPTTRGSRAVRTSGVKSRRELSAPVAAATVRAEVSAPVLASIAVGRPVRGEFTYALPEELAGRLEPGQRVLVPFGRGTALGFYLGPASPPPGDKVKLKAVQRVLEDSPSLPRDLIALLRFAAVHYRYPLGEVIRGALPPGLSKAVEEKEAKPDVQHFAVALVNEVPPELSRAPAQSAALAYLLAVGGRAPLEEVAHAIPGARETLKKLATRGFARLEEKTVEASVKEGLIQGRPDHLTPEQDAAGVVLRGALDAATFQPFLLHGVTGSGKTEVYLRAAEHALSLGKGSLILVPEIALTPQLVGRFRSRFGAEVAVLHSALKDRERLFHWQALRRGDVKIAVGVRSAVFAPVDNLGLIVVDEEHDPSFKQEEKLRYQARDLAVVRGKQAGAVVVLGSATPALETLENVKRGRYQLLELKHRVDDRPMPSIELVDLRVERPREGVVTEEAPILSPPLLEAMAETIGRGQQVILFLNRRGHSTVLLCEVCGLSLKCSECDVCLTHHRSQNRVVCHYCGLAMPVPEQCLECTGPMLKLGIGTERVEAEVLERIPTARVARLDRDSASSAERLTELLASFARRELDVLVGTQMVAKGHDFPGVTLVCVVMADTSLSIPDFRAAERTFHLLTQVAGRAGRGKDPGRVLVQTYNPDAEPVRRVLAHDFDGFANQELEWRKALAYPPYSRMAAVRLEGEHPEQTASVARSLGNIVSRHMPPASAGVRMLGPALAPISRIRGKTRWQLLLKGPTHTALAPLLARVEAALADVPSAVKVVIDVDPGAML; this comes from the coding sequence ATGGAACAGCGACCCTTGTGGAGCGAGGCGGGCGCGGCGCCCGCGGAGGCCCCCACGACGCGGGGTTCCAGGGCGGTGCGCACCTCCGGTGTGAAAAGCCGCCGGGAACTGTCAGCGCCCGTCGCCGCCGCTACAGTGCGCGCCGAAGTGAGCGCTCCCGTCCTGGCCTCCATCGCCGTTGGCCGCCCCGTCCGGGGCGAGTTCACCTACGCCCTGCCGGAGGAGCTGGCGGGCCGCCTGGAGCCGGGGCAGCGCGTGCTGGTGCCCTTCGGCCGGGGCACGGCGCTGGGCTTCTACCTGGGCCCCGCGTCCCCGCCGCCTGGGGACAAGGTGAAGCTCAAGGCCGTCCAGCGCGTGCTGGAGGACTCGCCGTCCCTGCCCAGGGACCTCATCGCGCTGCTGCGCTTCGCGGCCGTGCACTACCGCTACCCGCTGGGTGAGGTGATTCGCGGCGCGCTGCCGCCCGGCCTGTCGAAGGCGGTGGAGGAGAAGGAAGCGAAGCCGGACGTGCAGCACTTCGCGGTGGCGCTCGTCAACGAGGTGCCGCCGGAGCTGTCCCGCGCGCCCGCGCAGTCCGCCGCGCTCGCGTACCTGCTGGCCGTGGGAGGCCGCGCGCCGCTGGAGGAGGTCGCCCACGCGATTCCCGGCGCGCGCGAGACGCTGAAGAAGCTGGCCACGCGCGGCTTCGCCCGTCTGGAGGAGAAGACGGTGGAGGCCAGCGTGAAGGAGGGCTTGATTCAGGGCCGCCCGGACCACCTCACGCCGGAGCAGGACGCGGCGGGCGTGGTGCTGCGCGGGGCCCTGGACGCGGCCACCTTCCAGCCCTTCCTCCTGCACGGCGTCACCGGCAGCGGGAAGACGGAGGTGTACCTGCGCGCGGCGGAGCACGCCCTGTCGCTGGGCAAGGGCAGTCTCATCCTGGTGCCGGAGATCGCGCTGACGCCGCAGCTCGTGGGCCGCTTCCGCAGCCGCTTCGGCGCGGAGGTGGCGGTGCTGCACTCGGCGCTGAAGGACCGGGAGCGGCTGTTCCACTGGCAGGCGCTGCGCCGGGGCGACGTGAAGATTGCCGTGGGCGTGCGCTCGGCGGTGTTCGCGCCGGTGGACAACCTGGGGCTCATCGTCGTGGACGAGGAGCACGACCCGTCCTTCAAGCAGGAGGAGAAGCTGCGCTACCAGGCGCGCGACCTGGCCGTCGTGCGCGGCAAGCAGGCCGGCGCGGTGGTGGTGCTGGGCTCGGCCACGCCCGCGCTGGAGACGCTGGAGAACGTGAAGCGCGGGCGCTACCAGCTCCTGGAGCTGAAGCACCGCGTGGACGACCGGCCCATGCCCTCCATCGAGCTGGTGGACCTGCGGGTGGAGCGCCCCCGCGAGGGCGTGGTGACCGAGGAGGCGCCCATCCTCAGCCCGCCGCTGCTGGAGGCCATGGCGGAGACGATTGGCCGCGGCCAGCAGGTCATCCTCTTCCTCAACCGCCGGGGCCACAGCACCGTCCTCCTGTGCGAGGTGTGCGGCCTGTCGCTCAAGTGCAGCGAGTGTGACGTGTGCCTCACGCACCACCGCTCGCAGAACCGGGTGGTGTGCCACTACTGCGGCCTGGCCATGCCGGTGCCGGAGCAGTGCCTGGAGTGCACCGGCCCCATGCTCAAGCTGGGCATCGGCACCGAGCGCGTGGAGGCGGAGGTGCTGGAGCGCATCCCCACCGCGCGGGTGGCCCGGCTGGACAGGGACTCGGCCAGCAGCGCCGAGCGGCTGACGGAGCTGCTGGCCTCGTTCGCGCGCCGGGAGCTGGACGTCCTGGTGGGCACGCAGATGGTGGCCAAGGGGCACGACTTCCCGGGCGTGACGCTGGTGTGCGTCGTCATGGCGGACACCTCCCTGTCCATCCCGGACTTCCGCGCCGCCGAGCGCACCTTCCACCTGCTCACCCAGGTGGCCGGCCGCGCGGGCCGGGGCAAGGACCCGGGGCGCGTGCTGGTGCAGACCTACAACCCGGACGCGGAGCCGGTGCGGCGCGTGCTGGCCCATGACTTCGACGGCTTCGCCAACCAGGAACTGGAGTGGCGCAAGGCGCTGGCCTACCCTCCCTACTCGCGCATGGCCGCGGTCCGCCTGGAGGGGGAGCACCCCGAGCAGACGGCCAGCGTGGCGCGCTCGCTGGGGAACATCGTCTCCCGGCACATGCCCCCCGCGTCCGCCGGGGTCCGCATGCTGGGGCCGGCCCTGGCGCCCATCTCCCGCATCCGGGGCAAGACGCGCTGGCAGCTCCTCTTGAAGGGGCCAACGCATACGGCGCTCGCCCCGCTGCTCGCCCGGGTGGAAGCGGCCCTGGCTGATGTTCCTTCCGCGGTGAAGGTCGTGATCGACGTGGATCCGGGGGCCATGCTGTAG
- a CDS encoding response regulator receiver protein: protein MGAPVLLVHDDIANIAAVRRLLTREGYEVILATSAADALIAYGHHLPVLLVLAPGVESGRGHLVLEELLQHPDGKSARVLLLGEPIPGFSAPVAPLPLEGAAFVALVDSLVKAPADADAWHVVENREPPPSSGGVSAAVGTEPESWHATPPPSVAGDPALANALFGDLAPLHQTDWELAAMTDAERSAHEAARHREHQSTRDLDTAMARAHLEAEAQAMTSIDSALAPDSADGWGESSQEQDWGSAVEGDADARAPGAEAPPVGRLAWTEEPVSQASPRTAALAPQLGDEGFFDVDTPEAPAGDALSAAEAELAAMRASPSHEPAAPDGSPWTELPPDPEMEHAARLGTQSDGAASEAPGEASTSEPEQASASESDDAWGTEAALGESTDAAAVSASNWELLEAELQAASTKSHADEEARPAPGDDWFDGEATGETGDAPAAEPSVGADWFDSEAEAEAASPAPEAPVEAPAAAAGGFAVPALMAQWQAQQEEAERQLEEAHARVSAVTEALEREAALRRELEQQVQGLQERLAEEEEEHSRESLLRAEAEAALEGLRQRAAPSSTATSARAVLGDAEAAGDVAALRAELEAQVQLREEAETLTAEVEAQVRQFEDACAEAELRAIDAEARAEAEAKAREEAELRAAASTQALQALEARLESEAAGRVVSEVRAESELKARQAAESRVESAEDLSSMSEARIDAEARAREAAEARADVEAQARLEADTRAQSLSQAFEEAEARAELATRSQAELEARAELATRAQVEAEARAESATRAQAEAEARAELAARALAEAEARAESATRALAEAEAQSALIARALAEAEARVQAEAEARVEADARVESVATALAEAEARAEIEAAARMDAEARLSSSATTLAEASARGEVEASARAEADARMESVAAALAEAEARAEVESTARADAEARAKQAEARAQQEAEARANAEARASSDAAARTEAEARAEQEATARLEAEARAEHAAAALNDAEAKAEQSAAALRDAEARAEIAALAQQDAESRAESEAAARREAEARVQSESEARAAAEARAEAEAAARTEIEARAEREAKLRAAIEVRVESEANSRTQADTRASREAEARAEAEARAEAEATLRAEAEVRAKAESTARAEAEAQATAESERRAEAEARAEREATSRAEAEARADREAQARAEAEARADREAQTRAEAEARADREAQARAEAEARAEQAARQLAEAESQARAEADARAAEKTRAQTEEEQRATQSEAEAKARLEADARAEAALKSAAEAEARAEAEAKHRAEAEARAQQAAQAEAEATARAKTESRHRTALEVRLDAEANQRATLESRLEEESRARSESESRLLAENARVSEELAELRLEHQQSREELAKEREARESLEQSLEALRTESAEQRARAERERHELEERALRDAEEAAAQARASMLPLEAPPGRPELAVARSGSVTQDGLTKLVLRLCEARMEMRLELKVMNALRVLWLRDGALVGAVSSAQGESLVDRARADGLIDARQEGELRLVRSATTAALLDALRGRGYLRESEAVPLVQRYTEQVFLDALAEPSTLYRLVPEPAPHEVALAAATRPPLHLLAEALRNTLTSESLLEAAGSLRARVTRGDLHLAPDDFGLPPRDLQLLSQVDGEHTLEALLLGAGLPQDSALKALAVARTLGLVSLEPAADDDAGDLPPELDVRRLEAKFEEIQDADYFTVLGLARSAGGEEVKRAYELLAAEFHPLRFAGHPDPALQHRAQQIRSVLAEAAQALGDDRLRAEYARSLLD, encoded by the coding sequence ATGGGCGCACCGGTCCTTCTCGTCCACGACGACATCGCCAATATCGCCGCCGTGCGGCGTCTGCTCACGCGGGAAGGGTACGAGGTCATCCTCGCCACCTCCGCCGCGGATGCCCTCATTGCCTACGGGCATCACCTGCCCGTGCTCCTCGTGCTCGCGCCCGGCGTGGAGAGCGGCCGGGGGCACCTCGTGCTGGAGGAGCTGCTCCAACACCCGGATGGCAAGTCGGCGCGGGTGCTGCTCCTCGGTGAGCCCATCCCGGGGTTCAGCGCCCCCGTGGCCCCGCTGCCCCTGGAAGGCGCGGCCTTCGTGGCGCTGGTGGATTCGCTCGTCAAGGCGCCCGCGGACGCGGACGCGTGGCACGTGGTGGAGAACCGGGAGCCGCCGCCGTCCAGCGGTGGCGTCTCGGCGGCCGTGGGGACGGAGCCCGAGTCCTGGCACGCGACGCCTCCGCCCTCGGTGGCGGGGGACCCCGCGCTGGCGAACGCGCTGTTCGGAGACCTGGCGCCGCTGCACCAGACGGACTGGGAGCTGGCGGCCATGACGGACGCGGAGCGCTCCGCCCACGAGGCGGCGCGGCACCGCGAGCACCAGAGTACGCGCGACCTGGACACCGCGATGGCGCGGGCGCATCTGGAGGCGGAGGCCCAGGCGATGACCTCCATCGACTCGGCGCTGGCGCCGGACTCGGCGGATGGCTGGGGCGAGTCATCACAGGAGCAGGACTGGGGCTCGGCGGTGGAGGGGGACGCCGACGCGCGGGCCCCGGGCGCGGAGGCGCCCCCGGTGGGGCGGTTGGCGTGGACGGAAGAGCCCGTCTCGCAGGCCTCGCCGCGCACGGCGGCCCTGGCGCCCCAGTTGGGCGATGAGGGGTTCTTCGACGTCGACACGCCCGAGGCCCCGGCGGGTGATGCCCTCTCCGCGGCGGAGGCGGAGCTGGCCGCGATGCGTGCGTCGCCATCCCACGAACCCGCGGCCCCGGATGGCTCGCCCTGGACGGAGCTGCCACCCGACCCGGAGATGGAGCACGCCGCGCGCCTGGGCACACAGTCGGATGGGGCGGCGAGCGAGGCACCCGGAGAGGCTTCGACTTCCGAGCCGGAGCAGGCGTCGGCATCGGAGTCGGACGACGCGTGGGGGACGGAGGCGGCGCTCGGGGAGTCCACTGACGCGGCGGCGGTCTCCGCGTCCAACTGGGAGCTGTTGGAAGCGGAGCTGCAAGCCGCGTCGACGAAGTCCCACGCGGACGAGGAGGCGCGGCCGGCACCAGGGGACGACTGGTTCGACGGGGAAGCGACGGGCGAGACGGGCGACGCCCCGGCCGCGGAGCCGAGCGTCGGGGCGGACTGGTTCGACTCGGAGGCGGAGGCGGAGGCCGCGAGCCCCGCGCCCGAGGCTCCCGTCGAGGCGCCCGCCGCGGCGGCTGGCGGCTTCGCGGTCCCGGCGCTGATGGCGCAGTGGCAGGCCCAGCAGGAGGAGGCGGAGCGCCAGCTCGAGGAGGCCCACGCGCGGGTGAGCGCCGTCACCGAGGCGCTGGAGCGGGAAGCCGCGCTGCGCCGCGAACTCGAGCAACAGGTCCAGGGACTCCAGGAGCGGCTCGCGGAGGAAGAAGAGGAGCACTCTCGCGAGTCCCTGCTCCGAGCGGAAGCCGAGGCGGCGCTGGAAGGGCTTCGTCAGCGGGCGGCGCCTTCGTCCACGGCCACCTCTGCCCGCGCGGTCCTCGGTGACGCCGAGGCGGCTGGTGACGTCGCGGCGCTGCGCGCGGAGCTGGAAGCGCAGGTCCAACTTCGCGAGGAAGCGGAGACGCTCACCGCCGAGGTCGAGGCCCAGGTCCGCCAGTTCGAGGATGCGTGCGCGGAGGCGGAGCTTCGGGCCATCGACGCGGAGGCGCGCGCGGAGGCCGAGGCGAAGGCGCGTGAGGAGGCGGAGCTCCGCGCCGCGGCGAGCACGCAGGCGCTGCAGGCGCTCGAAGCGCGCCTGGAGTCGGAGGCAGCGGGGCGTGTCGTCTCGGAGGTCCGCGCGGAGTCGGAGCTCAAGGCGCGGCAGGCGGCGGAGAGCCGGGTCGAGTCCGCCGAGGACCTGTCCTCCATGTCGGAAGCGCGCATCGACGCGGAGGCGCGTGCTCGCGAGGCCGCGGAGGCCCGCGCGGATGTAGAGGCACAGGCCCGGCTCGAAGCGGACACGCGTGCGCAGAGCCTGTCTCAAGCCTTTGAGGAGGCCGAGGCCCGAGCGGAGCTGGCGACGCGGTCTCAGGCGGAGCTCGAGGCGCGCGCGGAGCTGGCGACGCGTGCCCAGGTAGAGGCCGAGGCGCGGGCGGAGTCGGCGACGCGGGCGCAGGCGGAGGCCGAGGCGCGGGCGGAGCTGGCGGCGCGGGCGTTGGCGGAAGCGGAGGCGCGGGCGGAGTCGGCGACGCGGGCGTTGGCGGAAGCGGAGGCACAGTCGGCGCTGATTGCCCGGGCCCTGGCGGAAGCCGAAGCCCGCGTGCAGGCGGAGGCCGAGGCGCGTGTCGAGGCGGATGCCCGTGTGGAATCCGTGGCCACTGCGCTGGCCGAGGCGGAAGCACGGGCAGAGATTGAGGCCGCGGCGCGCATGGACGCGGAAGCGCGGCTGTCATCCTCGGCGACGACGCTCGCTGAAGCCTCGGCACGTGGGGAGGTCGAGGCCTCGGCTCGCGCTGAAGCCGACGCTCGGATGGAATCCGTTGCGGCGGCCCTGGCCGAGGCGGAAGCCCGAGCGGAGGTTGAATCCACGGCGCGCGCGGACGCCGAGGCTCGCGCGAAGCAGGCGGAAGCACGGGCTCAGCAGGAAGCAGAGGCCCGTGCGAACGCGGAGGCCCGCGCCAGCAGCGACGCGGCGGCCAGGACCGAGGCCGAAGCCCGCGCGGAGCAAGAAGCCACGGCACGGCTCGAGGCCGAAGCCCGCGCGGAGCACGCGGCAGCCGCGCTGAACGACGCCGAGGCCAAGGCCGAGCAGTCGGCGGCAGCGCTGCGAGATGCCGAAGCCCGCGCTGAAATCGCGGCCCTCGCGCAGCAAGACGCGGAGTCCCGAGCCGAGAGCGAAGCCGCCGCGCGACGCGAGGCCGAAGCCCGCGTGCAAAGCGAGTCCGAGGCCCGCGCGGCGGCGGAGGCTCGCGCCGAAGCCGAGGCTGCCGCACGAACCGAAATCGAGGCCCGCGCCGAGCGCGAGGCGAAGCTGCGCGCCGCCATCGAAGTCCGTGTGGAGAGCGAAGCGAACTCGCGCACCCAGGCGGACACGCGGGCCTCACGCGAAGCCGAGGCCCGTGCGGAAGCCGAGGCCCGTGCGGAAGCCGAGGCCACGCTGCGCGCCGAAGCCGAGGTACGAGCGAAGGCGGAGTCCACGGCGCGCGCGGAGGCCGAGGCACAGGCCACCGCGGAGTCCGAGCGCCGAGCCGAAGCCGAGGCCCGCGCCGAGCGCGAAGCCACCTCCCGAGCCGAAGCCGAGGCCCGCGCCGACCGTGAAGCCCAGGCCCGCGCCGAAGCGGAAGCGCGCGCCGACCGCGAAGCCCAGACCCGCGCCGAAGCGGAAGCGCGCGCCGACCGCGAAGCCCAGGCCCGCGCCGAAGCCGAAGCTCGCGCCGAGCAGGCGGCCCGGCAGCTCGCCGAAGCCGAATCCCAGGCCCGCGCCGAGGCGGACGCCCGCGCCGCCGAGAAGACGCGTGCCCAGACGGAAGAGGAACAGCGCGCCACCCAGTCCGAAGCCGAAGCCAAGGCCCGGCTCGAAGCAGACGCCCGCGCCGAAGCCGCGCTGAAGTCCGCCGCGGAGGCGGAGGCCCGCGCCGAAGCCGAGGCGAAGCACCGCGCCGAGGCCGAGGCTCGCGCCCAGCAAGCCGCGCAGGCCGAAGCCGAGGCCACCGCCCGAGCGAAGACGGAGAGCCGCCATCGCACGGCCCTGGAAGTCCGCCTGGACGCGGAGGCGAACCAGCGCGCGACGTTGGAATCCCGGCTCGAGGAAGAGTCCCGCGCCCGCAGCGAATCCGAATCCCGCCTCCTCGCGGAGAACGCGCGAGTCTCCGAGGAGCTCGCCGAGCTGCGCCTGGAGCACCAGCAGTCCCGGGAGGAGCTGGCGAAGGAGCGCGAGGCCCGTGAGTCCCTGGAGCAATCCCTGGAGGCCCTGCGCACGGAGTCCGCCGAACAGCGCGCCCGCGCCGAACGCGAGCGCCACGAACTGGAGGAGCGCGCGCTCCGGGACGCGGAGGAAGCCGCCGCCCAGGCGCGAGCGTCCATGCTGCCCCTGGAAGCCCCTCCCGGCCGGCCCGAGCTGGCCGTGGCTCGCAGTGGCAGCGTCACCCAGGATGGCCTGACGAAGCTGGTGCTCCGGCTCTGCGAGGCCCGCATGGAGATGCGGCTGGAGCTGAAGGTGATGAACGCCCTGCGCGTGCTCTGGCTGAGGGATGGCGCGCTGGTCGGAGCCGTCTCCTCGGCGCAGGGGGAGTCGCTGGTGGACCGGGCCCGGGCGGATGGGCTCATCGACGCGCGGCAGGAAGGGGAGCTGCGCCTGGTGCGCAGCGCCACCACCGCCGCGCTGCTGGACGCGCTCCGGGGCCGGGGCTACCTGCGGGAGTCCGAAGCCGTGCCGCTGGTCCAGCGCTACACCGAGCAGGTGTTCCTGGACGCCCTGGCGGAGCCCTCGACGCTCTACCGCCTGGTGCCGGAACCGGCGCCGCACGAGGTGGCGCTCGCCGCGGCCACGCGTCCACCGCTGCACCTGCTGGCCGAGGCCCTGCGCAACACGCTCACCTCCGAATCCCTGCTGGAGGCCGCTGGAAGCCTGCGCGCGCGCGTCACCCGGGGGGACCTCCACCTGGCCCCGGATGACTTTGGCCTCCCGCCTCGGGACCTCCAGCTCCTGTCCCAGGTGGACGGGGAGCACACGCTGGAGGCGCTGCTCCTGGGCGCGGGGCTGCCGCAGGACTCGGCGCTGAAGGCGCTCGCGGTGGCGCGGACGCTGGGGCTCGTCTCACTGGAGCCCGCCGCGGACGACGACGCTGGCGACCTTCCGCCGGAGCTGGACGTGCGGCGCCTGGAGGCCAAGTTCGAGGAGATCCAGGACGCGGACTACTTCACGGTGCTGGGGCTGGCCCGGTCGGCGGGAGGCGAGGAGGTCAAACGCGCCTACGAGCTGCTGGCCGCCGAGTTCCACCCCCTGCGCTTCGCGGGGCATCCGGACCCGGCGCTCCAGCACCGCGCCCAGCAGATTCGCAGCGTGCTGGCGGAGGCCGCCCAGGCCCTGGGCGATGACCGGCTGCGGGCGGAGTACGCCCGGAGCCTGCTCGACTGA
- the def gene encoding peptide deformylase: protein MVREILIWPDPVLKQKAKPVAKVDDSIRTLVKDMFETMYSAEGVGLAGPQIGVLQRVIVLDTTHSQPELKPIAMINPEIIAREGDTTYNEGCLSIPGESAEIDRAAAITVKFLDPDGQEQTLRCDGLLSIAVQHEVDHLDGTVFVDHISSLKREFIRKRMKRLKSSREREVGAPASP from the coding sequence ATGGTCCGCGAGATCCTCATCTGGCCCGACCCTGTCCTGAAGCAGAAGGCCAAGCCGGTGGCGAAGGTGGATGACTCCATCCGCACGCTGGTGAAGGACATGTTCGAAACGATGTACTCCGCTGAAGGCGTGGGCCTGGCCGGCCCGCAAATCGGCGTGCTCCAGCGCGTCATCGTGCTGGACACCACGCACAGCCAGCCGGAGCTGAAGCCCATCGCGATGATCAACCCGGAGATCATCGCCAGGGAAGGCGACACGACCTACAACGAGGGCTGCCTGTCCATCCCCGGCGAGTCCGCGGAGATTGACCGCGCCGCCGCCATCACCGTGAAGTTCCTGGACCCGGACGGTCAGGAGCAGACGCTGCGCTGTGACGGGCTCTTGTCCATCGCCGTGCAGCACGAGGTGGACCACCTCGACGGCACCGTCTTCGTGGACCACATCTCGTCGCTGAAGCGCGAGTTCATCCGCAAGCGGATGAAGCGCCTCAAGTCTTCGCGCGAGCGCGAGGTGGGCGCTCCGGCGTCTCCGTAG